The Danio rerio strain Tuebingen ecotype United States chromosome 10, GRCz12tu, whole genome shotgun sequence genome contains a region encoding:
- the dgcr2 gene encoding integral membrane protein DGCR2/IDD precursor (The RefSeq protein has 1 substitution compared to this genomic sequence), whose amino-acid sequence MLPKADSGGFVLLLFILTVTDPPRTGPRLALARLLTDLRCNPGQFACRSGKLQCIPSTWQCDGWTACEDKSDEIDCPTIKEERYRYSNGLEPVEDVMGVAQPVRFNKKCPSGWHHYEKTASCYKVYLRSENYWQAVETCQKVNGSLATFGTNEELQFILKIEVDFDENVCERKDQCKFWVGYQYVITNQNHTLEGRWEVAYKGSMQVFLPPEGLEALGEANPTQDNVFCAQLQRFQIKSMNEHGLHSWHAENCYKKFPFLCKRRQTCVDIKDNVVNEGYYFTPKGDDPCLSCTCHDGEPEMCVAALCERPQGCQHFRKDPKECCKFTCLDPDGSSLFDSMASGMRLIVSCISSFLILSLLLFMVHRLRQRRRERIETLIGGNLHHFNLGRRVPGFDYRPDAFGTGLTPLHLSDDGEGGAFHFQEPPPPYAAYKYPDIHHPDDPPPPYEASINPDSILYMDLGRAGVPLSSGHMGSTSDSLQRDFPAPPLAVPPPLEEREDSIDSSTMLVSPDTPSGSEASITQSSSADAPSLSTVV is encoded by the exons ATGTTGCCGAAGGCTGACAGCGGTGGTTTTGTGCTTCTCCTCTTCATTCTGACAGTAACAGACCCGCCAAGGACAG GTCCGCGGCTCGCTCTGGCCAGACTGTTGACAG ATCTGCGCTGCAACCCTGGCCAGTTTGCCTGCCGGAGTGGAAAATTGCAGTGTATCCCGTCAACCTGGCAGTGCGATGGCTGGACGGCCTGCGAGGACAAGAGCGATGAGATAGACTGCCCTA CTATAAAAGAGGAACGCTATCGATACAGCAATGGCCTGGAGCCGGTCGAGGACGTCATGGGGGTCGCTCAGCCCGTGCGCTTCAACA AGAAGTGTCCGAGCGGCTGGCACCACTACGAGAAAACGGCCAGCTGTTATAAAGTCTACCTGCGCAGTGAGAACTACTGGCAGGCGGTGGAAACCTGTCAGAAAGTCAACGGCTCGCTCGCAACCTTCGGCACCAATGAGGAGCTGCAGTTCATCCTCAAGATCGAGGTGGACTTTGACGAGAACGTGTGCGAACGCAAGGACCAGTGCAA GTTCTGGGTTGGATATCAGTACGTGATCACTAACCAAAACCACACGCTCGAGGGACGCTGGGAAGTGGCTTATAAAG GGTCCATGCAGGTGTTTCTGCCTCCGGAGGGTCTTGAAGCCCTCGGTGAAGCCAATCCCACCCAGGACAATGTTTTCTGTGCTCAGCTGCAGCGTTTCCAGATCAAGAGCATGAATGAGCGCGGTCTGCACAGCTGGCATGCAGAAAACTGCTATAAGAAATTCCCTTTCCTCTGCAAGAGAc GACAGACATGTGTGGACATCAAGGATAACGTGGTGAACGAGGGCTATTATTTCACACCTAAAGGCGATGATCCGTGTCTGAGCTGCACGTGTCACGACGGAGAGCCGGAGATGTGTGTTGCAGCTCTGTGTGAGCGTCCGCAGGGCTGTCAGCACTTCCGCAAAGACCCCAAAGAGTGCTGCAAATTCACCTGTCTGGACCCCG ACGGCAGCAGTCTGTTTGACTCGATGGCCAGCGGGATGCGTCTGATCGTCAGCTGTATCTCCTCTTTCCTCATCCTGTCTCTGCTGCTCTTTATGGTGCACAGACTGAGACAGCGGCGGCGCGAGCGCATCGAGACCCTCATCGGAGGAAACC TGCATCATTTTAATCTGGGTCGGCGGGTGCCCGGCTTCGACTACAGACCGGATGCATTCGGGACGGGCCTGACGCCTCTGCATCTCTCGGATGATGGAGAAGGAGGAGCGTTTCACTTCCAAGAGCCTCCACCACCATACGCTGCTTACAAATACCCAGACATCCACCACCCCGACGACCCACCGCCTCCATACGAGGCCTCCATCAACCCCGACAGCATCCTCTACATGGATCTCG GTCGGGCAGGTGTTCCTCTGTCGTCCGGCCACATGGGCAGCACCTCAGACTCTCTGCAGAGAGATTTCCCTGCGCCGCCGCTGGCCGTCCCGCCACCACTGGAGGAGCGCGAGGACTCCATCGACAGCAGCACAATGCTCGTCTCTCCGGACACACCGAGCGGCTCCGAGGCCAGCATCACGCAGAGCTCCAGCGCGGACGCACCCTCGCTCAGCACCGTGGTCTAA
- the dgcr2 gene encoding integral membrane protein DGCR2/IDD isoform X2: MLPKADSGGFVLLLFILTVTDPPRTGPRLALARLLTDLRCNPGQFACRSGKLQCIPSTWQCDGWTACEDKSDEIDCPTIKEERYRYSNGLEPVEDVMGVAQPVRFNKKCPSGWHHYEKTASCYKVYLRSENYWQAVETCQKVNGSLATFGTNEELQFILKIEVDFDENVCERKDQCKFWVGYQYVITNQNHTLEGRWEVAYKGSMQVFLPPEGLEALGEANPTQDNVFCAQLQRFQIKSMNERGLHSWHAENCYKKFPFLCKRRQTCVDIKDNVVNEGYYFTPKGDDPCLSCTCHDGEPEMCVAALCERPQGCQHFRKDPKECCKFTCLDPDGSSLFDSMASGMRLIVSCISSFLILSLLLFMVHRLRQRRRERIETLIGGNLHHFNLGRRVPGFDYRPDAFGTGLTPLHLSDDGEGGAFHFQEPPPPYAAYKYPDIHHPDDPPPPYEASINPDSILYMDLGRAGVPLSSGHMGSTSDSLQRDFPAPPLAVPPPLEEREDSIDSSTMLVSPDTPSGSEASITQSSSADAPSLSTVV, from the exons ATGTTGCCGAAGGCTGACAGCGGTGGTTTTGTGCTTCTCCTCTTCATTCTGACAGTAACAGACCCGCCAAGGACAG GTCCGCGGCTCGCTCTGGCCAGACTGTTGACAG ATCTGCGCTGCAACCCTGGCCAGTTTGCCTGCCGGAGTGGAAAATTGCAGTGTATCCCGTCAACCTGGCAGTGCGATGGCTGGACGGCCTGCGAGGACAAGAGCGATGAGATAGACTGCCCTA CTATAAAAGAGGAACGCTATCGATACAGCAATGGCCTGGAGCCGGTCGAGGACGTCATGGGGGTCGCTCAGCCCGTGCGCTTCAACA AGAAGTGTCCGAGCGGCTGGCACCACTACGAGAAAACGGCCAGCTGTTATAAAGTCTACCTGCGCAGTGAGAACTACTGGCAGGCGGTGGAAACCTGTCAGAAAGTCAACGGCTCGCTCGCAACCTTCGGCACCAATGAGGAGCTGCAGTTCATCCTCAAGATCGAGGTGGACTTTGACGAGAACGTGTGCGAACGCAAGGACCAGTGCAA GTTCTGGGTTGGATATCAGTACGTGATCACTAACCAAAACCACACGCTCGAGGGACGCTGGGAAGTGGCTTATAAAG GGTCCATGCAGGTGTTTCTGCCTCCGGAGGGTCTTGAAGCCCTCGGTGAAGCCAATCCCACCCAGGACAATGTTTTCTGTGCTCAGCTGCAGCGTTTCCAGATCAAGAGCATGAATGAGCGCGGTCTGCACAGCTGGCATGCAGAAAACTGCTATAAGAAATTCCCTTTCCTCTGCAAGAGAc GACAGACATGTGTGGACATCAAGGATAACGTGGTGAACGAGGGCTATTATTTCACACCTAAAGGCGATGATCCGTGTCTGAGCTGCACGTGTCACGACGGAGAGCCGGAGATGTGTGTTGCAGCTCTGTGTGAGCGTCCGCAGGGCTGTCAGCACTTCCGCAAAGACCCCAAAGAGTGCTGCAAATTCACCTGTCTGGACCCCG ACGGCAGCAGTCTGTTTGACTCGATGGCCAGCGGGATGCGTCTGATCGTCAGCTGTATCTCCTCTTTCCTCATCCTGTCTCTGCTGCTCTTTATGGTGCACAGACTGAGACAGCGGCGGCGCGAGCGCATCGAGACCCTCATCGGAGGAAACC TGCATCATTTTAATCTGGGTCGGCGGGTGCCCGGCTTCGACTACAGACCGGATGCATTCGGGACGGGCCTGACGCCTCTGCATCTCTCGGATGATGGAGAAGGAGGAGCGTTTCACTTCCAAGAGCCTCCACCACCATACGCTGCTTACAAATACCCAGACATCCACCACCCCGACGACCCACCGCCTCCATACGAGGCCTCCATCAACCCCGACAGCATCCTCTACATGGATCTCG GTCGGGCAGGTGTTCCTCTGTCGTCCGGCCACATGGGCAGCACCTCAGACTCTCTGCAGAGAGATTTCCCTGCGCCGCCGCTGGCCGTCCCGCCACCACTGGAGGAGCGCGAGGACTCCATCGACAGCAGCACAATGCTCGTCTCTCCGGACACACCGAGCGGCTCCGAGGCCAGCATCACGCAGAGCTCCAGCGCGGACGCACCCTCGCTCAGCACCGTGGTCTAA
- the dgcr2 gene encoding integral membrane protein DGCR2/IDD isoform X1: MITRRQTVCLTCERLVDEKSASSISECVCLSAGPRLALARLLTDLRCNPGQFACRSGKLQCIPSTWQCDGWTACEDKSDEIDCPTIKEERYRYSNGLEPVEDVMGVAQPVRFNKKCPSGWHHYEKTASCYKVYLRSENYWQAVETCQKVNGSLATFGTNEELQFILKIEVDFDENVCERKDQCKFWVGYQYVITNQNHTLEGRWEVAYKGSMQVFLPPEGLEALGEANPTQDNVFCAQLQRFQIKSMNERGLHSWHAENCYKKFPFLCKRRQTCVDIKDNVVNEGYYFTPKGDDPCLSCTCHDGEPEMCVAALCERPQGCQHFRKDPKECCKFTCLDPDGSSLFDSMASGMRLIVSCISSFLILSLLLFMVHRLRQRRRERIETLIGGNLHHFNLGRRVPGFDYRPDAFGTGLTPLHLSDDGEGGAFHFQEPPPPYAAYKYPDIHHPDDPPPPYEASINPDSILYMDLGRAGVPLSSGHMGSTSDSLQRDFPAPPLAVPPPLEEREDSIDSSTMLVSPDTPSGSEASITQSSSADAPSLSTVV, from the exons ATGATAACCAGGAGACAGACTGTCTGTTTAACCTGTGAAAGATTAGTTGATGAAAAATCAGCCTCTTCAatcagtgaatgtgtgtgtctctctgcaGGTCCGCGGCTCGCTCTGGCCAGACTGTTGACAG ATCTGCGCTGCAACCCTGGCCAGTTTGCCTGCCGGAGTGGAAAATTGCAGTGTATCCCGTCAACCTGGCAGTGCGATGGCTGGACGGCCTGCGAGGACAAGAGCGATGAGATAGACTGCCCTA CTATAAAAGAGGAACGCTATCGATACAGCAATGGCCTGGAGCCGGTCGAGGACGTCATGGGGGTCGCTCAGCCCGTGCGCTTCAACA AGAAGTGTCCGAGCGGCTGGCACCACTACGAGAAAACGGCCAGCTGTTATAAAGTCTACCTGCGCAGTGAGAACTACTGGCAGGCGGTGGAAACCTGTCAGAAAGTCAACGGCTCGCTCGCAACCTTCGGCACCAATGAGGAGCTGCAGTTCATCCTCAAGATCGAGGTGGACTTTGACGAGAACGTGTGCGAACGCAAGGACCAGTGCAA GTTCTGGGTTGGATATCAGTACGTGATCACTAACCAAAACCACACGCTCGAGGGACGCTGGGAAGTGGCTTATAAAG GGTCCATGCAGGTGTTTCTGCCTCCGGAGGGTCTTGAAGCCCTCGGTGAAGCCAATCCCACCCAGGACAATGTTTTCTGTGCTCAGCTGCAGCGTTTCCAGATCAAGAGCATGAATGAGCGCGGTCTGCACAGCTGGCATGCAGAAAACTGCTATAAGAAATTCCCTTTCCTCTGCAAGAGAc GACAGACATGTGTGGACATCAAGGATAACGTGGTGAACGAGGGCTATTATTTCACACCTAAAGGCGATGATCCGTGTCTGAGCTGCACGTGTCACGACGGAGAGCCGGAGATGTGTGTTGCAGCTCTGTGTGAGCGTCCGCAGGGCTGTCAGCACTTCCGCAAAGACCCCAAAGAGTGCTGCAAATTCACCTGTCTGGACCCCG ACGGCAGCAGTCTGTTTGACTCGATGGCCAGCGGGATGCGTCTGATCGTCAGCTGTATCTCCTCTTTCCTCATCCTGTCTCTGCTGCTCTTTATGGTGCACAGACTGAGACAGCGGCGGCGCGAGCGCATCGAGACCCTCATCGGAGGAAACC TGCATCATTTTAATCTGGGTCGGCGGGTGCCCGGCTTCGACTACAGACCGGATGCATTCGGGACGGGCCTGACGCCTCTGCATCTCTCGGATGATGGAGAAGGAGGAGCGTTTCACTTCCAAGAGCCTCCACCACCATACGCTGCTTACAAATACCCAGACATCCACCACCCCGACGACCCACCGCCTCCATACGAGGCCTCCATCAACCCCGACAGCATCCTCTACATGGATCTCG GTCGGGCAGGTGTTCCTCTGTCGTCCGGCCACATGGGCAGCACCTCAGACTCTCTGCAGAGAGATTTCCCTGCGCCGCCGCTGGCCGTCCCGCCACCACTGGAGGAGCGCGAGGACTCCATCGACAGCAGCACAATGCTCGTCTCTCCGGACACACCGAGCGGCTCCGAGGCCAGCATCACGCAGAGCTCCAGCGCGGACGCACCCTCGCTCAGCACCGTGGTCTAA